Proteins from a single region of Campylobacter sputorum:
- a CDS encoding 1-aminocyclopropane-1-carboxylate deaminase gives MYSISVFAKRHNLDFIYVCDHIGNKLKENPVGNFKFAIENGMKYFVDKDRENFAKNLVDTKTLFIKEGVAQKEAEFGFVKQAEFIDNFSKKQNIKFDIFLPSGTGASAAYLSKNIKFNVFTTPCVGDTNYLKEQIYELDPNSKVQILNPPKKYTFGDIKKELYEIWKELFDETKIQFDLIYDPVGFLTLFSNLDKFKNPILYIHQGGIIGNISQLERYKYKGISNL, from the coding sequence ATGTATAGCATAAGTGTTTTTGCAAAAAGACATAATTTAGATTTTATTTATGTATGCGATCATATTGGCAATAAGCTAAAAGAAAATCCCGTTGGAAACTTTAAATTTGCCATTGAAAATGGTATGAAATATTTTGTGGATAAAGATAGAGAAAATTTTGCAAAAAATTTAGTCGATACCAAAACACTTTTTATAAAAGAGGGCGTAGCTCAAAAAGAAGCCGAATTTGGTTTTGTAAAACAAGCCGAGTTTATAGATAATTTTTCTAAAAAACAAAACATTAAATTTGATATCTTTTTACCAAGTGGAACTGGTGCAAGTGCAGCGTATCTATCAAAAAATATAAAATTTAATGTTTTTACCACACCTTGCGTTGGCGATACAAATTATTTAAAAGAGCAAATTTATGAACTTGATCCAAACTCTAAGGTTCAAATTTTAAATCCTCCAAAAAAATATACTTTTGGAGATATCAAAAAAGAACTTTATGAAATTTGGAAAGAGTTGTTTGATGAAACAAAAATACAATTTGATTTGATTTATGATCCGGTTGGATTTTTAACTCTTTTTTCAAATTTAGATAAATTTAAAAATCCTATTCTTTATATACATCAAGGTGGAATTATAGGCAATATAAGCCAACTAGAGCGTTATAAATATAAAGGTATTTCAAATTTATAG
- the hisD gene encoding histidinol dehydrogenase, translating to MKILKSTDKNFQSEFDKLVHRSDNDMSSVIPVVKDIMDNIKKRGDEALVEQIAKFDKWDATNALKISNDEMKNAYNSLDENLKKALKIAYDRIKSYHEKQIEKTWLSFEENGTILGQKVTPVDRAGLYIPGGKAAYPSSLLMNAIPAIVAGVKEITICTPAINGSVNNLLLATMYLLGIKNAYKVGGASAIGAMAYGTQSIKKVDVITGPGNIYVATAKKLVFGDVNIDMIAGPSEIGVLADNSANYKHIAVDLLSQAEHDEIASSFLITDDEKFANLIKDEINAVLPTLQREKIARASIENKAAMIVAKDMREAVFLMNELAVEHLEVATDNAFDYLHKIKHAGAIFLGHNTPEAMGDYLAGPNHTLPTGGSARFFSPLSVNNFVKKSSIISISKNGIDELGEACMSLAEAEGLGAHKKSVELRFNKQ from the coding sequence ATGAAAATACTAAAATCAACAGATAAAAACTTTCAAAGTGAGTTTGACAAATTAGTTCATAGATCAGATAATGATATGAGCAGCGTTATACCAGTTGTTAAAGACATAATGGATAATATAAAAAAAAGAGGTGATGAGGCTTTAGTAGAGCAGATTGCTAAATTTGACAAATGGGATGCTACAAATGCTCTAAAAATTTCTAATGATGAAATGAAAAACGCATATAATTCTTTAGATGAGAATTTAAAAAAAGCATTAAAAATTGCATATGATAGAATAAAATCTTATCATGAAAAACAGATTGAAAAAACTTGGCTTAGTTTTGAAGAAAATGGCACAATTTTGGGTCAAAAAGTTACACCAGTTGATAGGGCTGGACTTTATATACCTGGTGGAAAAGCAGCATATCCTAGTTCGCTTTTAATGAATGCAATTCCTGCAATAGTTGCTGGAGTAAAAGAGATAACAATTTGCACTCCTGCTATAAATGGCAGTGTAAATAACTTGCTTTTAGCTACTATGTATCTACTTGGTATTAAAAATGCATATAAAGTTGGTGGTGCTTCAGCAATTGGAGCTATGGCATATGGAACACAAAGTATAAAAAAAGTAGATGTTATAACAGGTCCTGGAAATATATATGTAGCAACTGCTAAAAAACTTGTTTTTGGGGATGTAAATATTGATATGATAGCAGGACCAAGTGAGATAGGTGTTTTGGCTGATAATAGTGCAAATTATAAACATATAGCTGTTGATTTACTTTCTCAAGCAGAGCATGATGAGATAGCAAGTAGTTTTTTAATAACTGATGATGAGAAATTTGCAAATTTGATTAAAGATGAAATAAATGCTGTTTTACCGACATTGCAAAGAGAAAAAATTGCAAGAGCTAGCATAGAAAATAAAGCTGCTATGATTGTTGCAAAAGATATGCGTGAAGCTGTTTTTCTTATGAATGAATTAGCAGTTGAACACCTTGAGGTAGCAACTGATAATGCATTTGATTATTTACATAAGATAAAACACGCTGGAGCTATATTTTTAGGGCATAATACGCCTGAAGCAATGGGCGATTATTTAGCGGGACCAAATCATACTTTGCCAACTGGAGGGAGTGCTAGATTTTTTTCTCCACTTAGTGTCAATAATTTTGTTAAGAAAAGTTCAATTATATCAATTAGTAAAAATGGTATAGATGAATTAGGTGAAGCATGTATGTCTCTTGCAGAAGCTGAGGGGCTTGGTGCTCATAAAAAATCAGTAGAATTACGATTTAATAAACAATAA
- a CDS encoding flagellin, which yields MQINSLNTNSANGNYYLNQAQNNANKALEAVVANRAISSTDGASMSIADSLRTQSSSIEQGVANANDAIGILQIADGALSNITKSANRINELSVSMNSAALNSDQKKMIQNEANALVNSMKDAVSSASFNGKNVFSGSMEFVTGNGNASISLNAPSFGTIDLNNQQSIQDFISNINSLRSDIGSAQNGIMSGVNVAMNTNVNIQASESNLQNNDIANNVNDFNQANLLINSRAYASAFNLQNAQNQIANLLR from the coding sequence ATGCAGATAAATAGTTTAAATACAAACTCAGCAAACGGAAATTACTATTTAAACCAAGCTCAAAACAATGCAAACAAGGCATTAGAAGCTGTAGTTGCTAATAGAGCTATTTCTAGCACAGATGGTGCTAGCATGAGCATAGCTGATTCACTTAGAACACAGAGTTCATCAATAGAGCAGGGCGTTGCGAATGCAAATGATGCGATAGGAATACTTCAAATTGCCGATGGTGCTTTAAGTAATATCACTAAAAGTGCCAATAGGATAAATGAGCTTTCAGTTTCTATGAATAGTGCTGCTTTAAATAGTGATCAAAAGAAAATGATTCAAAATGAAGCAAATGCTTTAGTTAATTCTATGAAAGATGCTGTTTCTAGTGCTAGTTTTAATGGTAAAAATGTTTTTAGTGGAAGCATGGAATTTGTTACTGGTAATGGAAATGCAAGTATATCTTTAAATGCACCAAGTTTTGGCACAATAGATCTAAATAATCAACAAAGTATTCAAGATTTTATTAGTAATATAAACTCTCTTAGAAGTGATATTGGTTCAGCGCAAAATGGTATAATGAGTGGTGTAAATGTTGCTATGAATACAAATGTGAATATTCAAGCAAGCGAGAGCAATCTTCAAAATAACGACATTGCTAACAATGTAAATGATTTCAATCAGGCTAATTTGCTTATAAACTCTAGAGCTTATGCTTCTGCATTTAACTTACAAAATGCACAAAATCAAATAGCAAATTTGCTTAGATAA
- a CDS encoding GGDEF domain-containing protein: MIELTEIYIESLVMAISSVDKKIVDLLNKPKIKMFVWNETFETGIDIVDKQHKHLVDLINNIAEQINLSTLDFKDMIFFLQEVIDYTVYHFNDEEKLMKKVKINKDFFSNHKKNHNTFIHTVKELASSINEENMLMNAKSLLDFLINWLAFHILGQDKMFGAQYHMIKDGLTPDEAYEKLTKDIDNKTEPLVHSLTTLFSILTDRNQELMELKNNLEKKVKEKTKELMAKNIELEYLSQTDQLTELKNRRFGMEVLKRFYEQLSEGGGVLSIIILDADNFKCVNDEFGHNVGDNVLIALSNVLKENIRTDDIICRIGGDEFLIICPYTNKSGALKLAKHLLKAINSIKIILGKRNSKKIYWQGSASLGVASSEDNAKSFQDLIKIADIKMYKAKNSGRNCVR; encoded by the coding sequence ATGATAGAATTAACAGAAATTTATATAGAAAGTTTAGTTATGGCTATATCATCAGTAGATAAAAAGATTGTGGACTTACTCAATAAACCTAAAATAAAAATGTTTGTTTGGAATGAAACTTTTGAAACCGGTATTGATATAGTAGATAAACAACATAAACATCTAGTTGATTTGATAAATAATATAGCAGAACAGATAAATTTATCAACACTTGATTTTAAAGATATGATTTTTTTCTTACAAGAGGTTATAGACTACACCGTTTACCATTTTAATGATGAAGAAAAGCTTATGAAGAAAGTTAAAATCAATAAAGATTTTTTCTCAAATCATAAAAAAAATCATAACACATTTATACATACAGTTAAGGAATTAGCTTCATCTATAAATGAAGAAAATATGCTTATGAACGCAAAATCTCTATTGGATTTTTTGATTAATTGGCTTGCGTTTCATATACTTGGCCAAGATAAAATGTTTGGAGCACAATATCATATGATAAAAGATGGCTTAACTCCAGACGAGGCTTATGAAAAACTTACTAAAGATATAGATAATAAAACTGAGCCCTTGGTTCACTCACTAACAACTCTTTTTAGTATTTTAACAGATAGAAATCAAGAACTTATGGAGCTTAAAAATAATCTTGAAAAAAAAGTAAAAGAAAAAACAAAAGAACTTATGGCTAAAAATATCGAATTAGAGTATCTTTCACAAACAGACCAACTTACAGAGTTAAAAAATAGACGCTTTGGAATGGAAGTATTAAAAAGATTTTACGAACAACTATCTGAGGGGGGGGGTGTATTAAGCATTATTATACTTGATGCCGACAATTTTAAATGTGTAAACGACGAATTTGGTCATAATGTAGGAGATAATGTATTAATAGCTCTTTCTAATGTATTAAAAGAAAATATAAGAACAGATGATATAATTTGCAGAATTGGTGGAGATGAATTTTTGATAATTTGTCCATATACAAATAAAAGCGGTGCATTAAAATTGGCAAAACACTTGCTTAAAGCTATAAATAGTATAAAAATAATACTTGGAAAAAGAAATTCAAAAAAAATTTATTGGCAAGGTAGTGCTAGTTTAGGAGTTGCTAGTAGTGAAGATAACGCAAAATCTTTTCAAGATTTAATAAAAATAGCAGATATAAAAATGTATAAAGCAAAAAATAGCGGAAGAAATTGCGTAAGATAA
- a CDS encoding Hpt domain-containing protein, whose translation MGILKTIEVDFPSDLVEDFLSHYSLMCELMEPLIIKLEREDLYKDSINELFRIFHNIKSSASYMKLDTISKLAMMCEDVMEEARMLKGPANTEFTDWLLLVSDQFTSFSNDINEDKEYFSILNPKIIAIPTKLDI comes from the coding sequence GTGGGAATATTAAAAACCATAGAGGTAGATTTTCCTAGTGATTTGGTAGAAGACTTTTTGTCACACTATAGTCTTATGTGTGAACTTATGGAACCTTTGATTATAAAATTAGAAAGAGAAGATTTATATAAAGATAGCATAAATGAGCTATTTAGAATTTTTCATAACATTAAATCATCTGCTTCTTATATGAAATTAGACACTATATCAAAACTAGCAATGATGTGTGAAGATGTGATGGAAGAAGCAAGAATGCTAAAAGGTCCAGCAAATACAGAATTTACAGACTGGCTACTTTTAGTAAGTGATCAATTCACCTCTTTTTCAAATGATATAAATGAAGATAAAGAATATTTTAGCATATTAAATCCAAAAATAATAGCAATACCTACAAAACTTGACATTTAA
- a CDS encoding FUSC family protein codes for MSILNKIFYEIKNLFTINKTDRPWHMPLSAAISTSGPIFIGEIFGYIQQATVASLAGLVFLYTLKTPIYHRMVVLMACSFGMIVSFVFGSFSHIKPSLLPIILGIITTITTMIVRFYKLPNPGNFFFIMIATLAAFMPFKTEALIQISGYFMLGTIWACFVSFLYGLSTVKFIKPDPIPKIKYDGFDNVVLDSVIIGVFVSFSVFLGNFMGFEKPYWVPISTLAILQGMTLKSKWTRQIHRILGTCIGIFLTYLLLSMYLDGYKIAILIAILTFLIEFSIVRNYGIASIFITPLTVYMSEINGVLSADATYLIVARLEDIVFGSFIGFIGGICLHSIKFRNIILRHIVLFFIKK; via the coding sequence TTGAGTATACTCAATAAAATTTTTTATGAAATAAAAAATTTATTTACAATAAATAAAACAGATCGTCCTTGGCATATGCCTCTTAGTGCGGCTATATCAACATCTGGACCGATTTTTATTGGAGAAATTTTTGGATATATCCAACAAGCAACCGTTGCTTCTTTAGCTGGACTTGTTTTTTTATATACATTAAAAACTCCTATTTATCACAGAATGGTAGTGCTTATGGCTTGTAGTTTTGGTATGATTGTATCATTTGTATTTGGTAGTTTTTCGCATATAAAGCCATCTTTACTTCCTATTATTTTAGGAATTATTACAACAATAACAACTATGATAGTGAGATTTTATAAATTGCCAAATCCTGGAAATTTCTTTTTTATAATGATAGCTACTCTTGCAGCTTTTATGCCTTTTAAAACAGAAGCTTTGATACAAATTAGTGGTTATTTTATGCTTGGAACTATTTGGGCTTGTTTTGTTTCATTTTTATATGGATTAAGCACTGTTAAATTTATAAAACCAGACCCAATACCAAAAATAAAATATGATGGATTTGATAATGTTGTGCTAGATTCTGTCATAATTGGCGTGTTTGTATCATTTAGTGTATTCTTAGGAAATTTTATGGGTTTTGAAAAACCTTATTGGGTGCCTATTTCAACACTAGCCATACTTCAAGGAATGACATTAAAAAGCAAATGGACAAGACAGATACATAGAATTTTAGGTACTTGTATTGGTATATTTTTAACATATTTACTATTATCTATGTATTTAGATGGATATAAAATAGCAATTTTAATAGCAATTTTAACTTTTTTGATAGAGTTTAGTATTGTTAGAAATTATGGCATTGCTTCTATTTTTATAACGCCTCTTACGGTTTATATGTCTGAGATAAATGGCGTTTTAAGTGCCGATGCAACATACTTAATAGTAGCTAGGCTTGAAGATATAGTGTTTGGTAGCTTTATAGGTTTTATAGGTGGAATTTGTCTACATAGCATTAAATTTAGAAATATTATTCTTAGACATATAGTTTTGTTTTTTATAAAAAAATAA
- the panB gene encoding 3-methyl-2-oxobutanoate hydroxymethyltransferase, producing the protein MKKLSTTDIISKKNREKIVMITAYDALFARLFDEFADMILIGDSLNMSFKGERDTISATIEDMIYHTKAVKNGAKNSFIVTDMPFGSTTNIKHTIKNAIKIYKETSCDAVKIEGGKNIAPHIKALCNEGISVVGHIGLMPQKVRFEGGYRIKGRGEDGLNKLLDDAFAIYEAGAFCFVLEGTLSSVAAEISKQVPVPVIGIGSGLHVDGQVLVWSDMLGLFEDFRPKFVKQYLNGATLVKEAVKSYKDEVKNSLFPSENFEYNK; encoded by the coding sequence GTGAAAAAACTTAGCACAACTGATATTATTTCTAAAAAAAACAGAGAAAAAATAGTTATGATAACAGCTTATGATGCTCTTTTTGCAAGATTATTTGATGAATTTGCCGATATGATTTTAATTGGTGATAGTTTAAATATGAGTTTTAAGGGTGAAAGAGATACCATAAGTGCAACTATTGAAGATATGATTTATCATACAAAAGCTGTAAAAAATGGTGCAAAAAATAGTTTTATAGTTACAGACATGCCATTTGGTAGCACAACAAATATAAAACATACAATAAAAAATGCTATTAAAATTTATAAAGAAACTTCTTGTGATGCAGTAAAAATAGAAGGTGGAAAAAATATAGCTCCACATATAAAAGCTCTTTGTAATGAGGGGATAAGCGTAGTAGGTCATATAGGTCTTATGCCCCAAAAAGTTAGGTTTGAGGGTGGATATAGGATAAAAGGCAGAGGTGAAGATGGGCTTAATAAATTGCTAGATGACGCTTTTGCTATATATGAAGCAGGTGCATTTTGTTTTGTTTTAGAGGGAACTTTAAGTAGCGTTGCAGCTGAAATTTCAAAACAAGTTCCAGTTCCTGTAATAGGCATAGGAAGCGGTTTGCATGTTGATGGACAGGTTTTAGTTTGGTCTGATATGCTTGGTTTATTTGAAGATTTTAGACCAAAATTTGTAAAGCAGTATTTAAATGGTGCCACTTTAGTTAAAGAAGCTGTTAAATCATACAAAGATGAAGTGAAAAATTCGCTTTTTCCAAGTGAAAATTTTGAATATAATAAATAA
- a CDS encoding tetratricopeptide repeat protein produces MKISIIVSLFLMFAINLIAFEGSINQKEFDKAYEYYNKGKFKEAHDIWSNLCDNKDAQSCTNLGFIFDNDDLGYKKDEKKAMSLYKKACDLNDTLGCKNLAISQYKGGKSSKDDLAQALKNFEKACELRDGYSCTNAGFQYENAQGATQSLNKAYEYYEKGCKLLNAMGCTNVGGMYANGFSVKRDFTKALEYFKKGCELGDDLGCKYEKELSGDDFLKNHIKK; encoded by the coding sequence ATGAAAATCAGTATTATCGTAAGTTTATTTTTAATGTTTGCAATTAATTTGATTGCTTTTGAAGGTTCAATAAATCAAAAAGAATTTGATAAAGCTTACGAATACTATAATAAGGGCAAATTTAAAGAAGCACATGATATTTGGAGTAATTTATGTGATAACAAAGATGCACAAAGTTGCACAAATTTAGGTTTTATTTTTGATAATGATGACTTGGGTTATAAAAAAGATGAGAAAAAGGCTATGAGTTTATATAAAAAAGCTTGTGATTTAAACGATACTTTAGGTTGTAAAAATTTAGCCATATCTCAATATAAAGGCGGTAAATCTAGCAAAGATGATTTAGCGCAAGCCTTAAAAAATTTTGAAAAAGCTTGCGAATTAAGAGATGGTTATTCTTGTACAAATGCTGGTTTTCAGTATGAAAATGCACAAGGAGCAACACAGAGTCTTAATAAAGCTTATGAATATTATGAAAAAGGCTGCAAGCTGTTAAATGCTATGGGATGTACAAATGTTGGGGGAATGTATGCAAATGGTTTTAGTGTTAAAAGAGATTTTACTAAAGCATTAGAGTATTTTAAGAAAGGATGTGAACTAGGAGATGATCTAGGTTGCAAATACGAAAAAGAACTTTCTGGGGATGATTTTTTAAAAAATCATATAAAAAAGTAG
- the ruvB gene encoding Holliday junction branch migration DNA helicase RuvB: MDRIVEIEKTTFENEYESSLRPTSFDSYIGQEKIKANLKVFIKAAQKRNECLDHVLFYGPPGLGKTTLACIIANEMNSNIKMVSAPTIEKSGDLAAILTNLQLGDVLFIDEIHRLSPAIEEILYPAMEDFRLDIIIGSGPAAQTIKIDIPKFTLIGATTRAGMISAPLRDRFGMDFRLQFYKDSELCKIIQSASLKLDKICDEKAALEIAKRSRGTPRIALRLLRRIRDFAEVNHEDEINENRAKGALNALGINDIGFDEKDIKYLNVLASSNKPIGLGTISAALSEDERTVEDVIEPYLLANGYIQRTAKGRIASAKTLSFFGIKHIKGLFDENDK; encoded by the coding sequence ATGGACAGAATAGTAGAGATAGAAAAAACAACATTTGAAAACGAATATGAGAGTTCGCTTCGTCCAACTTCTTTTGATAGTTATATAGGGCAAGAAAAAATAAAAGCAAATTTAAAAGTTTTTATAAAAGCGGCTCAAAAAAGAAATGAGTGTTTGGATCATGTGCTTTTTTATGGTCCTCCAGGTTTAGGTAAAACTACGCTTGCTTGTATAATAGCCAATGAGATGAACTCAAATATAAAAATGGTTTCTGCTCCTACTATAGAAAAAAGCGGGGATTTGGCTGCAATTCTTACAAATTTACAGCTAGGAGATGTGCTTTTTATTGATGAAATTCATAGGTTGTCTCCTGCTATAGAAGAAATTTTATATCCAGCAATGGAGGATTTTAGACTTGATATCATTATAGGTTCAGGTCCAGCTGCTCAAACCATAAAAATAGATATACCAAAATTTACTCTCATAGGGGCAACAACTCGTGCTGGAATGATATCTGCTCCTCTTAGAGATAGGTTTGGTATGGACTTTAGGTTGCAGTTTTATAAAGATAGTGAACTTTGCAAAATCATACAAAGTGCTTCTTTGAAATTAGATAAAATATGTGATGAAAAAGCTGCCCTTGAAATAGCAAAAAGATCTCGCGGTACACCTAGAATAGCCTTGAGATTGTTAAGGCGTATTAGGGATTTTGCTGAGGTTAATCACGAAGATGAAATAAATGAAAATAGAGCAAAAGGAGCCCTTAATGCCCTTGGTATAAACGATATTGGTTTTGATGAAAAAGATATTAAATATTTAAATGTCTTAGCCTCATCCAATAAACCAATAGGCCTTGGTACTATATCAGCGGCACTTAGTGAAGATGAAAGAACGGTTGAAGATGTTATAGAACCATATTTGTTAGCAAATGGATATATACAAAGAACCGCAAAAGGTAGGATAGCTAGTGCAAAAACTCTATCTTTTTTTGGTATAAAACATATAAAAGGTCTTTTTGATGAAAACGACAAATAA
- a CDS encoding AI-2E family transporter: MKTTNNKFFIAIILFVSCCVLYLFKSFLLTITIGVLMAVSTASLEQKIIKITNGRKIISAILITILLCVFFLVPLIYAVISLAKHASEIDMNNISIIIENIKNFISNLPDSFSFLEPRIKAFISSIDIKALISKSIDYVGIIGKSSANFVIDMGLIVVFYFFANLYGPFLIKFIKDIMPMEKNDLDFIFSELANTMSVVIYSTIINVVLQGSLFAIISSIYGYNPLLTGVLFAFASLIPIVGGALVYVPITIFEMTQGNLIGGIIILVYSIVVISTIADNFIKPLIIAFINKKMVEKPANINELLIFFSMFAGISTFGFWGIILGPAIVTFFLSTLKLYMILNDKEV; encoded by the coding sequence ATGAAAACGACAAATAATAAATTTTTTATAGCAATTATACTATTTGTATCTTGCTGTGTGTTGTATCTTTTTAAGTCATTTTTGCTCACTATAACTATAGGTGTTTTGATGGCTGTTTCTACTGCTAGTTTGGAACAAAAGATTATAAAAATAACAAACGGAAGAAAGATCATTTCTGCTATTCTTATAACAATATTATTGTGTGTATTTTTCTTAGTTCCACTCATTTATGCTGTTATTTCTTTAGCAAAACACGCTAGCGAGATAGATATGAATAATATTTCGATTATTATAGAAAATATTAAAAATTTTATTTCTAATTTACCAGATAGTTTTTCTTTTTTAGAGCCAAGAATAAAGGCATTTATTTCTAGTATAGATATAAAAGCACTAATTAGTAAATCTATAGATTATGTAGGCATCATAGGCAAATCTAGTGCAAATTTTGTTATAGATATGGGACTTATTGTTGTATTTTACTTTTTTGCAAATTTATATGGTCCTTTTTTGATTAAATTTATAAAAGATATAATGCCAATGGAAAAAAATGATTTAGATTTTATATTTTCAGAGCTTGCAAATACAATGAGCGTTGTTATATATTCAACTATCATAAATGTTGTTTTACAAGGCTCACTTTTTGCGATAATTTCTAGTATATATGGCTATAATCCACTACTTACTGGTGTTTTGTTTGCATTTGCTTCGCTCATACCAATAGTTGGTGGCGCACTTGTTTATGTCCCAATTACTATTTTTGAAATGACTCAAGGTAATTTGATTGGCGGTATTATTATATTAGTTTATAGTATTGTTGTGATATCAACAATAGCGGATAACTTTATAAAACCGCTAATAATAGCTTTTATAAACAAAAAAATGGTAGAAAAACCTGCAAATATAAATGAATTGCTGATATTTTTCTCTATGTTTGCAGGAATATCTACTTTTGGATTTTGGGGAATTATATTAGGACCTGCAATTGTTACTTTTTTTCTATCAACACTAAAACTATATATGATACTAAACGATAAAGAAGTTTGA
- a CDS encoding F0F1 ATP synthase subunit C, with the protein MKKIVFLLVALTGFAFAADGEMIRSYSVLAAGLGLGIAALGGAIGMGNTAAATISGTARNPGIGGKLTTTMFIALAMIEAQVIYALVVALIILYANPLLG; encoded by the coding sequence ATGAAAAAGATAGTTTTTCTACTTGTTGCATTAACTGGTTTTGCATTCGCAGCTGATGGTGAGATGATTAGATCATATTCTGTTTTAGCTGCTGGTTTAGGCTTAGGTATCGCTGCTTTAGGTGGCGCTATAGGTATGGGAAATACAGCTGCTGCTACCATTTCTGGAACAGCTAGAAACCCAGGAATTGGCGGTAAATTAACAACAACTATGTTTATTGCTCTTGCGATGATTGAAGCACAAGTTATTTATGCTTTGGTTGTTGCACTTATAATCCTTTATGCTAACCCATTATTAGGCTAG